The Ammoniphilus sp. CFH 90114 DNA window TGAAGACGTCGAAGCAAAAAGTGTATTTTAATAAATCGCACGAAGCTTATGTGAACCTGATTCAAGGAAAAGCGGACATCATTTTCGTATCCGGTCCATCGGATCAAGAGTTGCAGCTCGCGCAAGAGTATGGAGTAGAGTTAAAGCTCACGCCGATTGGCAAGGATGCTTTTATATTTCTAGTTCACAAAAATAATCCCATTGAAAATCTCACGGTGGAGCAAATTCAGCAGATCTATTCGGGAAAATGGACGAACTGGTCTGAGTTAGGAGGGGCTGATGCGGACATTACTGCCTATCAGAGGAATGAAAATTCGGGGAGCCAGACATTTATGGAAAAAAAGGTGATGAAAAACATAACTATGGCTACGCCTCCTCAGTCGCAAATGATTAGTGCTATGGGTGGACTAATCACGACCGTGGCAGATTATAAAAACTCGAAAAGCTCGATAGGATACTCCTTTTACTACTTTGCCAATGAGATGAACCGAAATGAGAATGTGAAGTTTCTCTCCATCAATGGCATTCCAAGCAATAAGGAAAATATTATTTCGGATAAATATCCTTTTACTGCAACCGTCTATGCGGTAACAAGGGAAGGAGAACCTGAAGATAGTGCAGCTAATCAGATGCTGAATTGGATCTTAAGTGAAAAGGGGAAAAAGGCAATTGAAAGAGGGGGATTTGTTCCTTTTTAGGCGCTGGGTTTTCTTTCTTAATAGTTTTAGCTATGATTGGGATGCCAAGACACTTGCTGAGTTTGGCAAAAGGATAACGAATTGGAGTAGTGAAAGGGGCTTGTGGTTAAAAGAACTGACGATTGATTATTACGATGAAAGGTCTTTAGAAAGTGTTCGACTCCATCCTCATAATCTTCATTGAAGGGCTGCCGTTCAAGGCAGCCTCTTGTTTTTGGGCAGGTTCAATCGTCCTTATTTTTCACATGCTTATCATAGAGATTCGCTAACTCGTGTGTCTTCATGGACTCTAGTCGTTTACCGTTGATCAATCGAATGTTTTGTTCCTTTAGCTTCTGGACGTAGTAACCCTTAGTTCCAATGTGCATGCTTTCTCACCCTTTCACTAAGTTTTACGCTGACCTTTCTATGTCTATGAAAGGAGGGTTGAGAACATGACTTAGGACCAGGAGATTTGTAGATCACTACTACATAGACCGCTGGAT harbors:
- a CDS encoding PstS family phosphate ABC transporter substrate-binding protein; the protein is MGTSATWKRALRFTGIYLLFCIGFGLLTTLLFDWFSSLATYRDSTFLGAVLLYFTVIGLLFVWLGVKDSPATSSNWVHRSLVILPVTLIGFLIWYVCYTKAQSSGAHFGGFSWLLYMIYVLWAMPALDSLEVYISYPNTMMVIGLLPTFLPGLGYILGLSLGEKMRNKVGRVMIGIPLLLTLGVIVVSVVPRSTMFTLETMPRLDGATAAIPFGEILVRETTGVRVKTSKQKVYFNKSHEAYVNLIQGKADIIFVSGPSDQELQLAQEYGVELKLTPIGKDAFIFLVHKNNPIENLTVEQIQQIYSGKWTNWSELGGADADITAYQRNENSGSQTFMEKKVMKNITMATPPQSQMISAMGGLITTVADYKNSKSSIGYSFYYFANEMNRNENVKFLSINGIPSNKENIISDKYPFTATVYAVTREGEPEDSAANQMLNWILSEKGKKAIERGGFVPF
- a CDS encoding DUF2639 domain-containing protein, which gives rise to MHIGTKGYYVQKLKEQNIRLINGKRLESMKTHELANLYDKHVKNKDD